Proteins from a single region of Phycisphaerae bacterium:
- a CDS encoding class I SAM-dependent methyltransferase: MAETGQTSMNACGELDVKESVSEGAAIGRSDARPATKAGLFARLRMQWETALEGSELYWYASSAYYPSATQIIPLLKKSARGKLLDVGCGKMPFRKYIEGQVESYDGLDIERRSPKTRFIADAHDMGVIPTGSYDTVISISALEHMARPWVAVREMRRVCRPGGLVVVCVPHMSRLHEEPHDYFRFSPYGLASLGQWAGLCVQKTQPAGGLFCMLGHQISTIVLTLGWVIPLVRWFFFGLNYLLIVWPCVMLDRLLRSHLKFPMNVVAVYRVPDQDPLEGSMRDSPRGSDAETR; this comes from the coding sequence ATGGCTGAAACAGGTCAAACCTCCATGAATGCGTGTGGCGAACTCGACGTAAAGGAATCGGTCTCGGAAGGCGCTGCCATAGGCCGGTCCGATGCGCGGCCCGCGACGAAGGCCGGCCTCTTCGCCCGCCTGAGAATGCAATGGGAGACGGCCCTCGAAGGCTCCGAACTCTATTGGTATGCGTCGTCGGCATACTACCCCTCCGCGACACAAATTATTCCTCTCCTTAAGAAATCGGCCCGCGGCAAATTGCTGGATGTCGGCTGCGGCAAGATGCCCTTCCGAAAATACATCGAAGGCCAGGTCGAATCCTATGACGGCTTGGATATCGAACGGCGTTCCCCGAAGACGCGTTTTATCGCCGACGCACACGACATGGGGGTCATACCGACCGGCAGTTACGACACCGTGATTTCAATAAGTGCCCTGGAGCACATGGCGCGGCCGTGGGTCGCAGTGCGGGAGATGCGCCGCGTGTGCCGGCCCGGCGGACTGGTCGTGGTGTGCGTCCCCCATATGTCCCGTTTGCACGAAGAACCGCACGATTACTTCCGGTTCTCACCGTACGGTCTGGCCTCTCTCGGACAGTGGGCGGGGCTGTGCGTCCAAAAAACGCAGCCGGCGGGCGGCCTGTTTTGTATGTTGGGCCATCAGATATCGACGATCGTCCTTACGCTTGGATGGGTGATACCGCTCGTGAGATGGTTTTTCTTCGGGCTCAATTATTTGCTGATCGTCTGGCCCTGCGTCATGCTCGATCGCTTGTTGCGATCGCACCTCAAGTTTCCCATGAACGTGGTCGCCGTGTATCGCGTTCCCGACCAGGACCCTCTTGAAGGCTCAATGCGGGACAGTCCTCGCGGCTCCGATGCTGAAACAAGGTAA
- a CDS encoding GNAT family N-acetyltransferase — protein sequence MQFTDEVEEYTILRLDLSDYPGTTRQLPEGFRIAGPEVRPAVRERERSLIQSHFLSWAAPYYGELPGWRDESPLYLLDGERLIGGIYVCALNQYGEREIGQLHYAYMDPAYRGRGLYSSLFAAAVARAREWGLKGLYLNSDRFMLPDVYLRWGAKPYRVHRKARNKFSRALWSMSRRAKNRLIALKHFREA from the coding sequence ATGCAATTCACTGATGAAGTCGAAGAGTACACGATTCTAAGGCTCGATCTGTCCGACTATCCCGGCACGACGCGCCAGCTCCCCGAAGGGTTTCGCATCGCCGGCCCGGAAGTCCGCCCGGCCGTTCGGGAGCGGGAGCGGTCGCTCATTCAATCGCACTTCTTGAGCTGGGCGGCGCCCTATTACGGTGAACTTCCCGGCTGGCGCGACGAATCGCCGCTGTACCTGCTCGACGGGGAACGGCTGATAGGAGGCATCTACGTCTGCGCCCTGAACCAGTATGGCGAAAGGGAAATCGGACAATTGCACTACGCCTACATGGACCCCGCCTATCGCGGTCGCGGTCTCTACAGCTCGCTCTTCGCCGCGGCCGTCGCGCGGGCGAGGGAATGGGGGCTGAAGGGGCTCTATCTAAACTCCGACCGGTTTATGCTGCCGGATGTATATCTGCGCTGGGGGGCGAAGCCCTATCGTGTGCATCGCAAGGCGAGAAATAAATTCTCGCGAGCGCTGTGGTCAATGAGCCGCCGCGCCAAGAACCGTCTGATCGCTCTCAAGCATTTCCGCGAGGCGTAG
- a CDS encoding ABC transporter ATP-binding protein: MPMNDNFIRLENVGLTFRVYSTRNRSIKETVVNYVLRRQYGKPSSEVTALKGVNLHIPHGRRLGIVGDNGAGKSCLLKVISRIYRPTTGNVQRQGFLVPLLEVGIGFNHELSGLENIYLTGAIMGFSRKEMARRVEPILEFSELREFAETPVKYYSSGMAQRLAFSIATEIDPEILLLDEIFSVGDIHWIEKAERRMRSLIDRASILVLVSHQMELIEKYCDEAIWMQSGQLVMQGRPDEVIEAYRSAASAGVSAAVRHEPVAVH, translated from the coding sequence ATGCCGATGAACGACAACTTCATCCGCCTGGAAAACGTGGGGCTGACGTTCCGCGTCTATTCCACGCGCAATCGCTCGATCAAGGAGACCGTCGTCAATTACGTCCTACGCCGCCAATACGGCAAGCCGAGTTCGGAGGTGACGGCGCTCAAGGGCGTGAATCTGCACATCCCCCACGGTCGGCGGCTGGGCATTGTCGGCGACAATGGCGCGGGCAAGTCGTGCCTGCTTAAGGTGATTTCGAGAATCTATCGCCCCACGACCGGAAACGTGCAGCGGCAGGGATTCCTTGTTCCGCTGCTGGAAGTGGGGATCGGATTTAACCACGAGCTGAGCGGTCTGGAGAACATCTATCTGACCGGTGCGATCATGGGCTTTTCGCGGAAGGAGATGGCCCGGCGGGTGGAACCGATCCTGGAGTTTTCCGAGCTGCGCGAATTCGCCGAGACGCCGGTAAAATACTACTCGTCGGGCATGGCCCAGCGGCTGGCCTTCAGCATCGCGACGGAGATCGACCCGGAGATCCTACTATTGGACGAAATCTTCAGCGTCGGCGACATTCACTGGATCGAAAAGGCTGAACGGCGGATGCGCAGCTTGATCGACCGGGCGAGCATCCTCGTGCTGGTATCGCACCAGATGGAACTGATTGAAAAGTACTGCGACGAGGCGATCTGGATGCAGTCGGGGCAACTGGTCATGCAGGGACGGCCCGACGAAGTGATTGAGGCCTATCGCTCCGCCGCGTCGGCGGGGGTCAGCGCGGCGGTCCGGCACGAGCCAGTCGCTGTTCATTGA
- the gmd gene encoding GDP-mannose 4,6-dehydratase: MTKKALITGITGQDGSYLAELLLDKGYEVHGIVRRSSTFGTQRIEHLYRDPHLESTRFFLHYGDLTDGAGLRRILSDVAPQEIYNLGAQSHVRVSFDQPVYTANTDALGTLRLLEAIRETGVTSRFYQAASSEMFGKARETPQTEETPFYPRSPYGCAKVFSYWQTVNYREAYGMFAANGILFNHESPRRGETFVTRKITRAATRIKEGLQDKLFLGNLDARRDWGFAGDYVDAMWRMLQQNQPEDYVIATSESHSVREFVEEVFGLLGLDWQKHVEIDPRYFRPAEVDHLQGDASKARQKLGWNARVTFKELAKMMTEHDLTLAREERVLVEHRAKTGQPPPKKY, translated from the coding sequence ATGACCAAGAAAGCGCTCATCACGGGGATCACGGGGCAGGACGGCAGCTATCTCGCCGAACTGCTTCTGGACAAGGGTTACGAGGTCCACGGAATCGTCCGCCGGTCGAGCACCTTCGGCACGCAGCGGATCGAGCACCTTTATCGCGATCCGCACCTGGAGTCGACCCGCTTCTTCCTGCACTACGGCGACCTGACGGACGGCGCGGGGCTGCGCCGGATCCTCAGCGATGTCGCGCCGCAGGAGATTTACAACCTCGGGGCGCAGTCGCATGTCCGCGTGAGCTTCGACCAACCTGTCTATACCGCCAACACGGACGCCCTCGGCACGCTTCGGCTGTTAGAGGCGATCCGCGAGACGGGGGTAACGTCGCGGTTCTATCAGGCCGCGAGCAGTGAGATGTTCGGCAAAGCCAGAGAGACGCCGCAGACGGAAGAGACGCCGTTTTACCCACGCAGCCCTTATGGATGCGCGAAGGTCTTCTCTTATTGGCAAACGGTGAACTATCGTGAGGCCTATGGAATGTTTGCCGCCAACGGCATCCTCTTTAACCACGAGAGCCCGCGGCGCGGTGAGACCTTTGTCACGCGCAAGATCACCCGCGCGGCGACGCGGATAAAGGAAGGGCTGCAGGACAAGCTCTTTCTCGGCAATCTCGACGCACGGCGCGACTGGGGATTCGCGGGCGATTATGTCGACGCCATGTGGCGGATGCTGCAACAGAATCAGCCCGAGGATTATGTGATTGCCACCAGCGAGTCGCATTCCGTCCGTGAATTCGTCGAAGAAGTCTTCGGCTTGCTGGGTCTCGACTGGCAGAAGCACGTGGAGATCGACCCCCGCTATTTCCGTCCGGCGGAAGTCGACCACCTCCAGGGCGACGCGAGCAAGGCCCGGCAGAAGCTCGGCTGGAACGCAAGAGTTACGTTCAAGGAACTGGCCAAAATGATGACGGAGCACGACCTGACGCTGGCCCGTGAGGAGCGCGTCCTCGTAGAGCACCGGGCCAAGACCGGCCAACCACCTCCCAAGAAGTATTGA
- a CDS encoding glycosyltransferase — MTTPIPQAPTKERVVMDQSSVYQRKVDPNGDDSLAKLVRWIRPRSVVLELGPAIGYLTRYLKEHLDCTVDCVEYSAAMAEKAAPFAREMWVADLDAIELSDRFASGEYDFIIVADVLEHLKNPWRVLESCRTLLKPGGQLLLSIPNVGHVGLVAELLEGRFDYRRDGLLDRTHLRFFTRRTVHDMLRATGFHIEAEDAVILPPENTEFSRTLEELPPGLRAGLMKHPDALVYQFLVAANPGTGTKVGETAPSEPPRTPFFFTKLYWAAADESFAEDRCVIRHLALGPDRQRVVFDLPAGVSPRLLRWDPVDRPGFLHLFSLRLVRRDSDGKPSEVLLDWPSPEQIAQSSRMENLEYGRTAIGETFTATSDDPQIVLECPIESRATSDGSLSLEAELDWPMSPDFLVASATFGQAVVAARAAQYALRRELHDVRAERDRLAEKAKHVGLPRVDILVVCYNSSRWLDGFTASLRKLDYPADRLRLVFVDNGSHDDSVARIKAAVPTLPMRVDFVATGRNLGFTGGYEEAFRYAEGDYFFVVNLDTSLAPDVINKLVAVLEDDPQVGIAEARQFPREHPKYYDAVTHETSWCSGACMMIRPAALRRVGGGFERNFFMYVEDVDLSWRMWLHGWKCIYVPDAVVEHYTEDLDPRKTPKTQHYYTMRNGALMHAMYGSKSELALHYAAMLRLAILSRNPAWHKWLTLKAIFASLRALPAALRGRERRGALGRHPWVFFNGWLFGRHAQDLALARDTASREPQVDTISSGLAISVVIPTHNRAESFPLVLQRLMAQDVGADRFEVIVVDSASGDRTPQMLEEQIQRYDNLTAQRSDKPGAAAARNMGLEAAKAPIVLLLDDDILVGPDFIRHVLRAHREHPGRNLLGRIVAPWDDSTDPFERYLLQVQDVNIYDFPDNANVPPNYFYTACVAIPREILGDTRFDEGFSVYGVEDIEFGFRLLGGDRRMVFLPELRVLHDYHPEYQSFRRKKHKAGYSLGYFHQRHPEQAQKLTFGRRFVRWYPLLRIARTLSAPVARLAWFWERIRYRTGPVNRFLFRWWYIDLRIRLYEGLLRFKRGASPP; from the coding sequence ATGACGACTCCCATTCCACAGGCCCCCACGAAGGAGCGCGTCGTCATGGATCAATCCAGCGTCTACCAAAGGAAGGTGGACCCGAACGGCGACGATTCGCTGGCCAAGCTGGTACGGTGGATCCGGCCGCGATCGGTCGTTCTGGAGCTGGGGCCGGCCATCGGCTACCTGACGCGCTACTTGAAAGAACACCTCGACTGTACCGTCGATTGCGTTGAATACTCGGCGGCGATGGCGGAGAAGGCCGCGCCCTTCGCCCGGGAGATGTGGGTGGCCGATCTCGACGCGATCGAATTGTCGGATCGCTTCGCTTCCGGGGAATACGACTTCATCATCGTGGCGGACGTCCTCGAACATCTCAAGAACCCATGGAGGGTATTGGAGTCCTGCCGAACTTTGCTCAAGCCCGGCGGGCAACTCCTGCTTTCGATTCCCAATGTCGGTCACGTCGGATTGGTCGCGGAATTGCTGGAGGGGCGGTTCGACTATCGGAGAGACGGGCTCCTGGATCGGACGCATCTTCGCTTTTTCACGCGACGGACTGTGCACGACATGCTCCGCGCGACGGGATTTCATATTGAGGCCGAGGATGCCGTTATTCTGCCGCCAGAAAACACGGAGTTTTCAAGGACGCTCGAGGAATTGCCGCCGGGGCTGCGCGCGGGGCTGATGAAACATCCGGACGCGCTGGTCTATCAATTCCTGGTGGCGGCGAACCCGGGGACGGGAACAAAGGTTGGCGAAACGGCCCCCAGCGAGCCTCCGCGTACGCCTTTTTTCTTCACGAAGCTCTATTGGGCGGCGGCTGACGAATCGTTCGCGGAAGATCGCTGTGTGATTCGACATCTTGCACTGGGCCCGGATCGCCAGCGCGTCGTCTTTGATCTACCCGCCGGCGTGTCGCCACGCCTCCTGCGCTGGGACCCCGTGGATCGGCCGGGCTTCCTGCATCTCTTCTCCCTGAGATTGGTTCGCAGGGACTCCGATGGGAAACCAAGCGAAGTCTTGCTGGATTGGCCAAGTCCCGAACAGATCGCCCAATCGAGCCGAATGGAGAATCTCGAATACGGACGAACCGCCATCGGGGAGACCTTCACGGCGACCTCGGACGATCCGCAAATCGTCCTGGAGTGCCCGATCGAATCGCGGGCGACCTCTGACGGCTCACTATCGCTGGAGGCCGAGTTGGACTGGCCGATGTCCCCGGACTTCCTGGTGGCCAGTGCGACGTTCGGCCAGGCCGTCGTCGCCGCGCGGGCCGCGCAATACGCCCTTCGGCGGGAACTGCACGACGTTCGCGCCGAACGCGACCGCCTTGCCGAGAAAGCCAAGCACGTGGGTCTGCCGCGCGTGGACATCCTGGTCGTGTGCTACAACTCGTCGCGCTGGCTGGACGGCTTCACCGCCAGCCTCCGCAAGCTGGACTATCCCGCCGATCGGCTGAGGCTCGTTTTCGTCGACAACGGTTCGCACGACGATTCGGTGGCGCGAATTAAGGCCGCCGTGCCGACCCTTCCCATGCGCGTGGACTTTGTCGCCACCGGTCGCAACCTCGGCTTCACCGGCGGTTACGAGGAGGCGTTTCGCTACGCCGAGGGCGATTACTTTTTCGTCGTCAACCTCGACACCTCGCTCGCGCCGGACGTCATCAACAAACTGGTCGCCGTGCTGGAGGACGATCCCCAGGTCGGCATCGCCGAGGCACGGCAATTCCCCCGCGAGCATCCGAAGTATTACGACGCCGTGACGCATGAGACGAGTTGGTGCAGCGGGGCGTGCATGATGATTCGGCCGGCGGCCCTGCGACGCGTGGGCGGCGGCTTCGAGCGGAACTTCTTCATGTACGTCGAGGATGTCGATCTGTCGTGGCGGATGTGGCTGCATGGATGGAAGTGCATCTACGTCCCCGATGCGGTTGTAGAGCATTACACCGAAGACCTCGATCCGCGGAAGACGCCCAAGACGCAGCACTACTACACGATGCGCAACGGCGCGCTCATGCACGCGATGTACGGCTCGAAATCGGAGTTGGCACTGCACTATGCGGCGATGTTGCGGCTGGCGATCCTTTCGCGCAATCCCGCGTGGCACAAATGGCTCACACTCAAGGCCATATTCGCATCGCTTCGGGCGCTGCCCGCCGCGCTTCGCGGTCGGGAGCGGCGCGGCGCGCTGGGGCGCCACCCGTGGGTCTTTTTCAACGGCTGGTTGTTCGGACGACATGCCCAGGATCTGGCGCTGGCGAGGGACACGGCATCGCGCGAACCGCAGGTCGACACCATTTCAAGCGGTTTGGCCATAAGCGTCGTGATCCCCACGCACAATCGCGCGGAGAGCTTTCCGCTCGTGCTGCAACGACTCATGGCCCAGGACGTCGGAGCGGATCGATTCGAGGTCATCGTCGTGGATAGTGCGTCGGGCGATCGGACGCCGCAGATGCTGGAGGAGCAGATCCAACGCTACGACAACCTGACCGCGCAGCGGAGCGACAAGCCGGGCGCGGCGGCGGCGCGGAACATGGGACTCGAGGCGGCGAAGGCGCCGATCGTCCTCCTGCTGGACGACGACATCCTCGTGGGACCGGATTTCATCCGCCACGTCCTGCGCGCCCATCGCGAACATCCCGGCCGCAACCTGCTCGGTCGGATTGTCGCACCGTGGGATGACTCGACTGATCCCTTCGAGCGCTACCTGCTTCAGGTCCAGGACGTGAACATCTATGACTTCCCGGACAATGCAAATGTGCCGCCCAACTACTTCTACACCGCCTGCGTGGCCATCCCGCGCGAGATTTTGGGCGACACGCGATTCGACGAAGGCTTCAGCGTCTATGGCGTCGAAGATATCGAGTTTGGATTCAGGCTCCTGGGCGGCGACCGACGAATGGTCTTCCTGCCCGAACTTCGCGTCCTGCACGATTACCACCCGGAGTATCAGTCCTTCCGGCGCAAGAAGCACAAGGCGGGCTACTCCCTCGGCTATTTCCACCAGCGCCATCCGGAACAGGCCCAGAAGCTGACCTTCGGCCGTCGTTTTGTTCGTTGGTACCCGCTCCTTCGCATCGCGCGAACCCTGTCGGCCCCGGTGGCAAGACTGGCCTGGTTCTGGGAACGGATTCGCTATCGCACGGGCCCCGTCAATCGCTTCCTCTTCCGATGGTGGTACATTGACCTCCGGATACGACTCTACGAGGGCTTGCTACGCTTCAAACGCGGCGCGTCGCCGCCGTAA
- a CDS encoding ABC transporter permease, giving the protein MEVASSLREVWQFREVVKNFVSQDLKVKYRRSFLGFFWSLLNPLLHLTVISVVFAMLFKFDVRNYALYVLSGLIPWTFFAATIDGCSMSIIASEGMIKRQYFPKLVFPLSVMMQNLITFGLSLVALLVVIGPFSGFRITPALLILPLSFLCIVSVAFGIGVIAAVLTVYFRDFQHLISVFMQVWFYLTPIIYPIEAKEHAVPAAVAMAQPASEPPEMVDRGPVSHRHRFYFKLNPLYSIIEMFHRPLYDARLPTNSEILAATGTAGIALIVGLLVFRRYEDSLIFNL; this is encoded by the coding sequence ATGGAGGTCGCTTCCAGCCTTCGAGAAGTCTGGCAATTCCGCGAAGTCGTCAAGAACTTCGTCTCGCAGGACCTCAAGGTCAAGTACCGCCGGTCGTTCCTGGGCTTTTTCTGGTCGCTGCTCAATCCGCTCCTTCATCTGACGGTCATCAGCGTCGTCTTCGCCATGCTGTTCAAGTTCGACGTGCGAAATTACGCCCTGTACGTCCTGAGCGGACTCATTCCGTGGACCTTTTTTGCCGCGACGATCGACGGGTGCAGCATGAGCATCATCGCCTCGGAGGGCATGATTAAGCGGCAGTATTTCCCCAAGCTCGTCTTCCCGCTCAGCGTCATGATGCAGAACCTGATCACGTTCGGCCTGTCGCTTGTCGCGCTGCTCGTCGTCATCGGCCCTTTTTCGGGATTTCGCATCACACCGGCCCTGCTCATTCTGCCGCTTTCTTTTCTTTGCATCGTCAGCGTGGCCTTCGGAATCGGGGTTATTGCCGCCGTGCTCACGGTCTATTTCCGCGACTTCCAGCATCTGATCTCCGTCTTCATGCAGGTCTGGTTTTATCTGACGCCCATCATTTACCCCATCGAAGCCAAGGAACACGCCGTCCCCGCCGCCGTCGCGATGGCGCAGCCCGCGAGCGAGCCCCCTGAAATGGTGGACCGCGGGCCGGTCAGCCACCGGCACCGCTTCTATTTCAAGTTGAATCCGCTCTATTCCATCATCGAGATGTTTCACCGTCCGCTGTACGACGCGCGACTGCCCACGAATTCGGAAATACTCGCCGCCACGGGGACCGCGGGCATTGCCCTAATCGTTGGTCTCCTCGTCTTCCGGCGCTACGAGGATTCCCTGATCTTCAACTTGTGA
- a CDS encoding lysylphosphatidylglycerol synthase transmembrane domain-containing protein — protein MLKQGNDLHTAEPNAAQTASPEPGSSARRKLRTLVCAVILIAFFGWAGWYGYRHRQEFLILGEAPWWSVVALAAASAATIYCNGLYIKFVLQAFGVDLPAKEWLSLTVATSILNFLSPMRGGSAMRAVYLKARYRFSFTDFFSSLGAMYLMYGFVHACMGLCGAALLWGSSIHPPLPLTAFFGAVAVISILLMTVPIRVPWPETFGFRQLARILEGWGLLRRNSRVFAWLMVVTVLYALLSVVQFKIAFFGIGAPVQWGAIMLYTAGQGLAMLITITPGALGVAEWTGVYLGVILSCTPAQVLLIQLLVRATYISVLFLASPFVGRFLVAAQTQPTPSATPRGNA, from the coding sequence ATGCTGAAACAAGGTAACGATCTACACACCGCGGAGCCGAACGCCGCCCAGACGGCATCGCCCGAACCGGGCTCGTCGGCCAGGAGGAAATTGCGGACGCTAGTCTGCGCGGTCATTCTGATTGCGTTTTTCGGCTGGGCGGGTTGGTACGGCTATCGCCATCGCCAGGAGTTCTTGATCCTCGGGGAGGCGCCGTGGTGGAGCGTCGTGGCCTTGGCTGCGGCGTCCGCCGCGACGATCTACTGTAATGGACTGTATATCAAATTCGTGCTGCAGGCCTTTGGCGTGGACCTGCCCGCGAAAGAGTGGCTATCCCTCACTGTGGCCACGTCCATACTGAACTTCCTGTCACCCATGCGCGGCGGCTCGGCGATGCGTGCCGTCTACCTGAAAGCGCGCTACCGGTTTTCGTTCACCGATTTCTTCAGCTCGCTGGGCGCGATGTATCTCATGTACGGATTTGTCCACGCGTGCATGGGCCTGTGCGGCGCCGCATTACTCTGGGGTAGTTCCATTCACCCACCACTTCCGCTGACGGCATTCTTTGGCGCGGTGGCCGTAATTTCGATACTACTGATGACCGTGCCGATTCGAGTTCCCTGGCCGGAGACCTTCGGTTTTCGACAGCTCGCCAGAATACTGGAAGGATGGGGTCTTCTGCGGCGAAACTCACGCGTCTTTGCGTGGCTGATGGTTGTGACGGTCCTTTACGCTCTCCTCTCCGTGGTTCAGTTCAAGATCGCATTCTTCGGTATTGGCGCGCCGGTGCAGTGGGGCGCCATCATGCTCTACACCGCCGGTCAGGGGTTGGCCATGCTCATCACCATCACGCCGGGAGCGCTGGGCGTCGCCGAATGGACCGGCGTGTATTTGGGAGTCATCCTTTCCTGTACGCCGGCGCAGGTACTCCTAATCCAGCTCCTGGTTCGCGCGACGTACATATCGGTCTTATTTCTGGCTTCGCCCTTCGTCGGGCGGTTCTTAGTAGCGGCCCAAACTCAGCCAACTCCGTCGGCTACGCCTCGCGGAAATGCTTGA